One window from the genome of Sulfodiicoccus acidiphilus encodes:
- a CDS encoding PqqD family protein: protein MNYEEIKDVKPRQVGELVDRSEDGENYVIKVEEDKVYEVAPIAYYVWSLCDGNSTVDEIITKISSEAELSQDQVRDPVVMVISELANASLVSFGY from the coding sequence GTGAACTACGAAGAGATAAAGGATGTCAAGCCCCGACAGGTTGGGGAGCTCGTGGACAGGAGTGAGGATGGAGAGAACTACGTCATTAAGGTGGAGGAGGACAAGGTTTACGAGGTAGCCCCGATAGCGTACTATGTGTGGAGTCTGTGCGATGGTAATAGCACGGTAGACGAGATAATTACCAAGATAAGCAGTGAGGCCGAGCTCTCCCAAGACCAAGTGAGGGATCCAGTGGTAATGGTGATATCCGAGCTCGCCAACGCCTCGTTGGTGTCCTTCGGATATTAA
- a CDS encoding alcohol dehydrogenase catalytic domain-containing protein → MKSRAAMFMGPGTPLQLGELDLPSPRREEVLIRVKGAGVCRTDLRIFKGLEARPNIKLPMALGHENAGVVEEVGDEVVGLKKGDRVVVYATWGDGTCRYCREGKFSLCKNQEIPGQTTNGGYSEYLLVPSFKWLIKLETLDPVSASPLADAGTTSMGAVRKAASRFRPGSLVVVYGAGGVALYTIQILKALFSSIYVMAVSRSQARREAALRRGADVAVRPEELRSTVNSLSKGGIDVAFDVVGDEYSAQLLSSSLSSAGLLILVGLEGRTMVLPVFDTVVWEHQVIGSNYGTLNDLSDVVKLAEKGKLSINVRTYSLDEANDALVTLESGEVADTRLVITP, encoded by the coding sequence GTGAAGTCGAGGGCCGCGATGTTTATGGGTCCTGGAACTCCCTTACAGCTTGGGGAGTTGGATCTCCCTTCCCCAAGAAGAGAAGAAGTGTTAATTAGAGTAAAGGGAGCAGGTGTCTGCAGGACCGACCTCAGGATATTTAAAGGACTAGAGGCTAGACCTAACATCAAATTGCCCATGGCCCTTGGTCACGAGAATGCTGGAGTAGTGGAGGAGGTGGGCGATGAAGTTGTGGGGTTGAAGAAGGGAGACAGGGTAGTGGTTTACGCTACGTGGGGGGATGGGACATGCAGGTACTGTAGGGAGGGCAAGTTCAGCCTCTGTAAGAACCAGGAAATTCCAGGGCAGACTACCAACGGGGGGTACTCCGAGTACCTCCTAGTTCCAAGTTTCAAGTGGCTTATCAAACTTGAGACCCTAGATCCGGTTAGCGCGTCACCGTTGGCCGACGCCGGAACCACCTCGATGGGCGCCGTGAGGAAGGCTGCCTCGAGGTTCAGGCCGGGTTCCTTAGTTGTAGTTTATGGAGCTGGAGGGGTAGCCCTCTACACGATTCAAATACTTAAGGCCCTTTTTTCTTCGATATACGTGATGGCGGTCTCCAGAAGCCAGGCTAGGAGGGAGGCTGCGTTGAGGCGAGGAGCTGACGTTGCTGTAAGACCAGAGGAACTCAGAAGTACCGTAAACTCGCTGTCAAAGGGAGGTATTGACGTGGCTTTCGACGTTGTAGGGGACGAGTATTCGGCTCAGCTACTCTCCTCATCCTTATCCAGTGCCGGGCTCCTCATCCTAGTTGGACTAGAGGGAAGAACCATGGTCCTACCTGTCTTCGACACAGTTGTATGGGAGCATCAAGTTATCGGCTCAAACTATGGGACGCTTAACGACCTGTCAGACGTCGTTAAACTTGCTGAGAAAGGGAAGCTCTCGATCAATGTAAGGACCTACAGCCTTGATGAGGCAAACGATGCTCTCGTGACTCTGGAATCGGGAGAGGTGGCAGACACCCGGCTAGTGATCACCCCTTAA
- a CDS encoding aminotransferase class I/II-fold pyridoxal phosphate-dependent enzyme, producing MKFGTRAVREEVDDNTGAITTPVYMTTAYAFPRGEKYRYSREANPTVLELGRKIAELEGGEAGVAFSSGMGAISTTLLTLLRPGLKLIVQRDMFGRSLKFCSSFLGSWGVKTVMAEPGSEDLIEKVTEGADLVFVESVTNPLLRVIDLPALAKACRETSAKLVVDSTFATPVNQRPLEVGADVVLHSASKFIAGHNDVIAGLAAGSSELMNQVDQMRRSLGTSLDPHAAYLVLRGMKTLKVRMETLERNAMALAEFLESHPKVRRVYYPWLKSHPDYQVARRVLSGGGGVLSFEVNGDPTAVMRSVRVITPAQTLGGVNSVISHPATMTHRSLTPEERRAAGIDDSLLRLSVGIEELEDLVEDLDRALSKA from the coding sequence TTGAAGTTCGGAACTAGGGCAGTGAGGGAGGAGGTTGACGATAATACCGGCGCAATAACCACGCCGGTCTACATGACCACTGCCTACGCTTTCCCGCGCGGGGAGAAGTACAGGTACTCAAGGGAAGCTAACCCCACAGTCCTTGAACTTGGAAGGAAGATCGCTGAGCTGGAAGGTGGAGAAGCAGGTGTAGCGTTCTCCTCAGGAATGGGTGCAATATCCACGACCCTCCTAACGTTACTGAGGCCCGGGCTAAAGCTGATTGTACAAAGGGACATGTTCGGACGCAGTCTCAAGTTCTGTAGTTCCTTCCTTGGATCATGGGGCGTAAAGACAGTAATGGCAGAACCTGGTAGCGAGGATCTCATCGAGAAGGTTACAGAAGGTGCCGACTTGGTATTCGTTGAGAGCGTGACAAACCCACTACTCAGGGTCATCGACCTACCGGCCCTAGCTAAGGCTTGCAGGGAGACCTCCGCTAAGCTGGTGGTCGACTCAACTTTCGCCACACCAGTCAATCAGAGGCCATTAGAAGTTGGAGCAGACGTTGTACTGCACAGTGCGTCTAAGTTTATCGCTGGACATAACGACGTAATTGCTGGCTTAGCCGCCGGTAGCTCAGAGCTAATGAACCAGGTGGATCAGATGAGGAGGAGTTTGGGTACTTCACTTGACCCTCACGCTGCATACTTAGTCCTCAGGGGAATGAAGACCTTGAAGGTTAGGATGGAAACGCTGGAAAGGAACGCCATGGCACTGGCTGAATTCTTGGAGTCTCACCCGAAGGTAAGAAGGGTTTACTATCCCTGGCTAAAGAGTCACCCAGACTATCAGGTGGCCAGGAGGGTCCTTAGTGGTGGTGGAGGAGTCCTCAGCTTCGAGGTGAACGGTGATCCGACGGCCGTCATGAGGTCGGTGAGGGTGATAACCCCAGCTCAGACACTTGGTGGAGTGAATTCCGTGATCTCCCACCCCGCAACCATGACTCACAGGAGCCTCACTCCTGAGGAGAGGAGGGCTGCTGGAATAGACGATTCTCTACTTAGGCTATCTGTGGGAATAGAGGAGTTAGAGGACCTAGTGGAGGACTTGGACAGAGCACTGTCAAAGGCCTAG
- a CDS encoding MFS transporter — protein MSIPSKGSDDPLKAIDDARLSSTHYKWTMLAAMGDFLDAGAIVAGGASLVIWESHFALTATLVGLIGALSPNAFAAWLGALIAGPLGDRYGRKAIYTYDLVLYAIGTLIMTAAVNYVMLIIGYIMSGVAVGVDVPTSWSLIAEYSPRGSRGRLMSFTNIFWYVGPIVILLAAIATVPIGVNSFRVLFGILTVVAAITWFLRRSLIESPRWAAVKGRTDVLKDAMDKLGISAPTQTTGGEKWSWSKMFRYKKGLALVIPIYILWGIPAGTFGFFLEFFERDVGGTTLAAADLIQVGWFVTAIIALLAVYIPLADRVNRRTLYVASAALCALSFAVPIFLPFKILAVALFNVLLFGFGQGVGLWPLNRMWSVELFPTEIRNTAQGFVWAWMRFAIGVWSIFVPSIVAAIGYSAIAAVGTAFFIVSIVIVLALAPASQGKSLEQVLRDFYGGKAKEEVKEKAK, from the coding sequence ATGTCTATTCCTTCTAAGGGGTCTGACGATCCCCTAAAAGCAATAGACGACGCTAGGCTGTCTTCCACCCACTATAAGTGGACTATGCTAGCTGCCATGGGAGACTTCCTCGACGCGGGGGCCATAGTCGCGGGCGGTGCCTCGTTAGTGATCTGGGAGAGCCACTTCGCGCTCACGGCGACCCTGGTTGGTCTCATAGGTGCTCTTAGTCCCAACGCTTTCGCCGCCTGGCTAGGCGCGCTCATTGCGGGGCCTCTCGGGGACCGCTATGGTAGAAAAGCGATATACACCTACGACCTAGTGCTCTACGCTATAGGAACGCTCATCATGACTGCGGCTGTCAACTACGTTATGCTTATCATAGGTTACATCATGTCTGGAGTAGCCGTAGGTGTAGACGTTCCCACCTCTTGGTCTCTCATAGCTGAGTACTCCCCTAGGGGGAGCAGGGGACGGCTAATGAGCTTCACCAACATATTCTGGTACGTCGGCCCAATAGTGATTCTGTTGGCCGCGATCGCTACAGTGCCTATAGGTGTTAACAGCTTCAGGGTCCTCTTCGGCATTCTTACGGTGGTCGCCGCCATCACGTGGTTCCTCAGGAGGTCTTTAATCGAGTCTCCACGATGGGCTGCCGTAAAGGGTAGGACTGACGTTCTGAAGGACGCCATGGATAAACTGGGAATCTCGGCACCTACGCAGACGACGGGTGGGGAGAAATGGAGCTGGTCCAAGATGTTCAGGTACAAGAAGGGACTTGCCTTGGTCATACCGATATACATATTGTGGGGTATCCCAGCGGGCACCTTCGGGTTCTTCCTAGAGTTCTTCGAGAGAGACGTGGGAGGGACGACGCTTGCGGCAGCGGATCTCATACAGGTGGGCTGGTTTGTCACCGCCATAATTGCGTTGCTCGCAGTTTACATTCCATTGGCCGACAGGGTGAACAGGAGGACCCTCTACGTGGCTAGCGCAGCGCTCTGTGCACTCAGCTTCGCTGTGCCCATATTTCTGCCTTTCAAGATACTCGCTGTGGCCCTCTTCAACGTCCTATTATTTGGTTTCGGACAAGGTGTGGGCCTATGGCCCTTGAACAGGATGTGGTCAGTGGAGCTTTTTCCCACAGAGATAAGGAACACCGCTCAAGGGTTCGTGTGGGCTTGGATGAGGTTCGCCATAGGAGTCTGGAGCATATTCGTTCCCTCAATAGTTGCAGCCATAGGGTACTCTGCCATAGCTGCTGTAGGGACGGCGTTCTTCATAGTTAGTATCGTGATCGTGCTCGCGTTAGCTCCAGCCAGCCAAGGTAAGAGCTTAGAGCAAGTGCTCAGGGACTTCTACGGAGGAAAAGCCAAGGAGGAAGTGAAGGAGAAGGCTAAGTAG
- a CDS encoding OB-fold nucleic acid binding domain-containing protein, with the protein MEEKVSNLKPGMENIAVKGRVLEAGEQRVINTKNGPRTLSEAVIGDETGRVKVTLWGNHAGSIKEGQVVRIENAWTTAFRGQIQVNAGSRTKITEAGDNEAPEASEIPEDMPTAPEDYRPPQRNRRFGGGGRRFSRGGRGEEE; encoded by the coding sequence ATGGAGGAAAAAGTAAGTAATCTAAAACCCGGCATGGAGAACATAGCCGTGAAGGGTAGGGTTCTTGAAGCCGGGGAGCAAAGGGTAATAAACACGAAGAACGGCCCTAGGACTCTAAGCGAGGCCGTAATAGGTGACGAAACGGGCAGGGTCAAGGTGACCCTGTGGGGAAACCATGCGGGGAGTATAAAGGAAGGGCAGGTAGTGAGAATCGAGAACGCTTGGACTACGGCCTTTAGAGGCCAGATCCAAGTTAACGCAGGTAGCCGAACCAAGATAACGGAGGCAGGCGATAACGAGGCGCCAGAGGCCTCCGAGATACCGGAGGATATGCCCACCGCCCCCGAGGATTACAGGCCTCCTCAGCGGAACAGAAGGTTCGGAGGCGGAGGCCGCAGATTCTCGAGAGGCGGTAGGGGCGAGGAGGAGTGA
- a CDS encoding helix-turn-helix domain-containing protein, with the protein MVELRTPLEFAAVEVKVRHKGCWSELTSDHNVVIRTLAAKVRDGVIIGIDEVKSNSLRDFRNFMRDFRRSPRIKDVLDVKLTDERRRTFRLCFLEDYESMIMGVLSKYTVLRIRDLIVDGVERISFVVPVNEVEPIRFDMMRLGKVLQYRAKVVDLDGEIFTSFDLSPQERYAVSEAIRRGYYELPRKMKLEDLASQIGLSKPTLEEYLRKAERKLLKRALSDIEFYRGGEFE; encoded by the coding sequence GTGGTGGAGTTAAGAACTCCGCTCGAGTTCGCAGCAGTAGAGGTCAAGGTTAGGCATAAAGGATGCTGGAGCGAGCTCACCTCAGATCACAACGTAGTTATCAGAACTCTAGCAGCCAAGGTCAGGGACGGGGTAATAATTGGAATAGACGAGGTGAAGAGTAACTCCCTGAGAGACTTCAGAAATTTCATGAGAGACTTCAGGAGGAGCCCGAGGATCAAGGACGTGTTGGACGTGAAGTTGACCGACGAGAGGAGGAGGACCTTCAGGCTGTGCTTCCTAGAGGATTACGAGTCCATGATCATGGGCGTATTGAGTAAGTATACCGTGCTCAGGATCAGGGACTTGATAGTTGACGGTGTCGAGAGGATATCGTTCGTGGTCCCAGTCAACGAGGTCGAGCCAATAAGGTTTGATATGATGCGACTTGGCAAGGTACTCCAATACAGGGCGAAGGTGGTAGATCTCGACGGAGAAATATTCACTTCCTTCGATCTGTCTCCACAGGAACGCTACGCCGTTTCCGAGGCCATCAGGAGGGGTTACTACGAGCTTCCTAGGAAGATGAAATTGGAAGACCTAGCCTCTCAAATAGGACTGTCGAAACCCACCTTGGAAGAGTATCTCAGGAAGGCTGAGAGGAAACTGCTCAAGAGGGCCCTTAGCGACATCGAGTTTTACCGAGGAGGAGAGTTTGAGTGA
- a CDS encoding homoserine kinase has product MKVAKSMAHSSSANLGPGFDVLAVAHSVFRDEVEVRILGEGSLKVELAGGDPLTNTASYAVLKMLENLGHKVQVEVRVRKGIPAGLGLGSSGASAAAAVAALNELLGSGVDRNTLVKYAMVGEVASSGSPHPDNVAASVVGGWVAVTSVEPLKVVSIPAPRDYLLVLVVPDLKLEGKTKKAREMVPRQISMEDHVESTRRLTSLLVGLSSGNRELVREGMRDNLVETARLPLFPFYPEVRKSALERNAVGVCVSGAGPSVLILADRSTDVDGIRDDVRRISGLRAEVYLTEVGEGVKVEVRN; this is encoded by the coding sequence GTGAAGGTCGCCAAGTCGATGGCTCACTCGAGCTCAGCTAACCTAGGCCCTGGGTTCGACGTGCTCGCTGTAGCGCATTCCGTGTTTCGAGACGAGGTCGAGGTGAGGATACTAGGAGAGGGGAGCCTGAAGGTCGAACTAGCTGGAGGAGATCCTTTGACCAACACAGCTAGTTACGCCGTTTTAAAGATGTTAGAGAACCTAGGGCATAAAGTTCAGGTGGAAGTTAGAGTAAGGAAGGGGATACCAGCTGGACTGGGATTAGGCAGCAGTGGGGCCAGTGCCGCCGCCGCGGTGGCCGCCCTAAACGAGCTTCTCGGATCGGGAGTAGACAGGAATACGTTGGTAAAGTATGCTATGGTAGGGGAGGTAGCGTCCTCAGGTTCGCCTCATCCCGACAATGTTGCAGCTAGTGTGGTTGGGGGATGGGTTGCGGTAACCTCGGTTGAGCCCCTCAAGGTGGTCTCAATTCCGGCGCCTAGAGATTACTTGCTTGTACTAGTCGTCCCAGACTTGAAGCTTGAGGGGAAGACGAAGAAAGCAAGGGAGATGGTCCCCAGACAGATCTCCATGGAGGATCACGTTGAGTCCACGAGGAGGCTCACTTCGCTTCTTGTTGGACTTTCCTCAGGGAACAGGGAGCTCGTGAGGGAGGGGATGCGTGACAACTTAGTGGAGACGGCCAGGTTGCCACTCTTCCCGTTCTACCCGGAGGTGAGGAAGTCTGCTCTGGAGAGGAACGCGGTGGGAGTTTGCGTCAGCGGAGCAGGACCCTCTGTGCTAATTCTCGCGGATCGGTCCACTGACGTAGACGGTATAAGGGATGACGTACGGAGGATCTCTGGCCTCAGGGCCGAGGTCTATTTGACTGAAGTCGGGGAAGGTGTGAAGGTTGAAGTTCGGAACTAG
- a CDS encoding enolase C-terminal domain-like protein, translating into MYVKKIELVATKGVEQLNYPYSKPTDYYDKLPSMSPARAALSDRVSLLKLTTDEGVKGYVETSEVAGRTALSLAWAIEGLRTSQTSLALDLLYRLTLPTGRTGIFLHAISALELLMWDSRCKELGVSCLSLIGGPTREKVRAYASHLHPKPIQELKREARNYLEQGFTAMKMRFPSGPWDALGVERNEEVVRAVREEVGKEVLLAADAWMSWNLNFSLKMLRRLEKYELAWIEEPLLPDDLEGYRELASRTGVPLAAGEHHYHVYDFKRLLDVGVTIVQPDALWSGGLETLRKVASIAEAYGAWVIPHTSNVYNLHFAFAEPENIVPMVEYLPHYRWMENFAINPPLPERGFFFEPKGKGFCVEYDVEEKTT; encoded by the coding sequence GTGTATGTAAAGAAGATAGAGTTGGTGGCCACCAAGGGTGTGGAACAACTTAATTACCCTTACAGCAAGCCCACAGACTACTACGATAAGTTGCCATCTATGTCTCCCGCTCGAGCGGCCTTGTCTGACAGGGTGTCACTCCTCAAGCTCACCACAGACGAGGGAGTAAAGGGGTACGTGGAGACCTCAGAAGTGGCAGGGAGAACAGCCCTGTCGCTCGCCTGGGCCATAGAAGGGCTCAGGACCTCCCAGACTTCCCTGGCCTTGGACCTACTCTACAGACTCACCCTTCCCACTGGTAGAACTGGAATATTCCTCCACGCAATAAGTGCCCTGGAACTGTTAATGTGGGACTCGAGGTGTAAGGAGTTGGGGGTCTCGTGCCTTTCTTTGATAGGAGGGCCTACTCGAGAGAAAGTAAGGGCCTACGCTAGCCACCTCCACCCAAAACCTATTCAGGAATTGAAAAGAGAAGCAAGGAACTATCTGGAACAGGGGTTCACTGCCATGAAGATGCGCTTCCCCTCGGGGCCCTGGGATGCGCTAGGAGTGGAGAGAAACGAGGAAGTAGTGAGGGCAGTGAGAGAGGAAGTGGGAAAGGAAGTGTTGCTCGCGGCCGACGCCTGGATGTCGTGGAATCTGAACTTCTCCTTAAAGATGTTGCGGAGGTTGGAAAAGTACGAGTTAGCGTGGATAGAGGAGCCCCTCTTGCCCGACGACCTAGAGGGATATAGAGAGCTTGCCTCCAGGACTGGAGTGCCTCTGGCAGCTGGGGAACACCACTACCACGTCTACGACTTCAAGAGACTCCTCGACGTTGGAGTCACCATAGTTCAACCGGACGCCTTATGGAGCGGTGGTTTAGAGACGTTAAGGAAGGTTGCGTCCATCGCCGAGGCCTACGGAGCGTGGGTTATACCACACACATCAAACGTTTACAACTTGCACTTCGCCTTCGCGGAGCCTGAAAACATTGTCCCCATGGTTGAGTACCTCCCTCACTACAGGTGGATGGAGAACTTCGCCATCAATCCCCCTCTTCCAGAACGGGGGTTCTTTTTCGAACCCAAGGGAAAAGGGTTCTGCGTGGAATACGATGTGGAAGAAAAAACTACTTAG
- a CDS encoding Zn-dependent hydrolase, producing MPVKSVKMFKVGEHGEVPGPEVFWMKEFGKWYPLTFYSFLVRLQSGYLLVNTGLVEDLSKRNQFLRNWAGTDRCKFTSYGRIDHILEEAGVSPDEVTHVVVTPVQDYTVGGLPLFKRASLYFSRKGWYNDVVTPGPQPFLNRDIYLPKYVRSYLFEEAWERISLVDDQEIVEGVSLLWTGCHHRSSMAVQIDLSEGKLCLTDTAFTLRNLSENVPIGIAEDIYECLDAYRRLRESCVKVVPAYDPDNPKNFPELL from the coding sequence ATGCCAGTCAAGTCAGTCAAGATGTTTAAAGTAGGAGAACACGGGGAGGTCCCAGGTCCAGAGGTATTCTGGATGAAAGAGTTTGGAAAGTGGTATCCCCTGACCTTCTACTCCTTCCTGGTGCGACTACAGAGCGGCTACCTTCTGGTGAACACTGGACTAGTGGAGGACTTATCCAAGAGAAACCAATTCTTGAGGAATTGGGCTGGGACAGATCGGTGTAAGTTCACATCCTATGGAAGGATCGATCACATTCTGGAGGAAGCTGGAGTCTCTCCCGACGAGGTCACCCACGTGGTTGTGACGCCAGTTCAGGACTACACAGTCGGAGGGCTTCCCCTCTTCAAGAGGGCCTCCCTTTACTTCTCGAGGAAAGGGTGGTATAACGACGTCGTAACTCCTGGTCCTCAGCCGTTCTTGAATAGAGACATTTACCTTCCTAAGTACGTGAGGAGCTACTTGTTCGAGGAGGCCTGGGAAAGGATATCCCTAGTGGATGACCAGGAGATAGTGGAGGGCGTGAGCCTGTTGTGGACCGGTTGTCATCACAGGAGCTCCATGGCAGTTCAGATAGACCTCTCTGAAGGCAAGCTCTGTCTGACTGACACCGCCTTCACACTTAGAAACCTCTCGGAGAACGTGCCAATAGGTATAGCGGAGGACATTTACGAGTGCCTCGATGCCTACAGGAGATTGAGGGAGAGTTGCGTTAAAGTTGTCCCGGCCTATGACCCGGATAACCCTAAGAACTTTCCAGAGCTCCTCTGA
- a CDS encoding PIG-L deacetylase family protein — MILLSPHPDDLALSIGGILSLGLLNGYSAVTVFTESRYSPAAMIPPSEVSAARRAEDLRYFSSLGASVTHLGFPDTSMRGYISLKGDGRYIDPILHKVTSTLRELLKGQDLVVAPLGLGGHVDHETVRRGAELSGEPLILYEDLPYASDFDDNEIRLAASGYKPLLFDVTRVFGRKLDGLSAYRTQITRRDLNSVVRYARRLLPGGYGERLWVNYRSWEEISRRAWASALATFSQEE; from the coding sequence GTGATCCTCCTATCGCCTCATCCAGACGATCTGGCCCTATCGATTGGGGGTATACTCAGTCTAGGGCTGTTAAATGGTTACTCTGCCGTCACTGTCTTCACAGAGAGTAGGTATTCGCCAGCCGCTATGATTCCTCCGAGCGAGGTGAGCGCGGCTAGGAGAGCTGAGGACCTCAGGTACTTTTCATCCTTAGGGGCGAGTGTCACCCACCTGGGCTTTCCAGACACCTCAATGAGGGGATACATATCGCTCAAGGGAGATGGGCGGTACATCGACCCAATTCTCCATAAAGTCACGTCTACGCTAAGGGAGCTGCTGAAGGGGCAAGATCTAGTAGTCGCCCCCCTAGGACTGGGGGGACACGTCGACCACGAAACTGTGAGGAGGGGAGCGGAGCTCTCTGGCGAACCACTGATTCTCTACGAGGATCTACCCTATGCGTCGGACTTCGACGACAACGAGATCCGACTGGCAGCGAGTGGCTATAAGCCGCTCCTCTTCGATGTCACTAGGGTATTTGGCAGGAAACTAGACGGACTCTCTGCGTATAGGACTCAAATAACTCGACGCGATCTGAACTCTGTAGTTAGGTACGCTAGGAGGTTGCTTCCAGGCGGCTACGGCGAGAGGTTGTGGGTCAACTATCGGAGCTGGGAGGAGATCTCCAGAAGGGCCTGGGCTTCTGCCCTCGCTACGTTCTCCCAAGAGGAATGA
- a CDS encoding molybdopterin-binding protein, protein MRKVLRDEQLIDPTEAVQLAISRLPVKLPVSEVSIIDAIGKRSAEEVESPIDLPPFSRSTVDGYAIRSSDVPGKLRLMGKLNIGEEPSVTLPPGQCIEVDTGSALPPGADAVVKVEDVRKTSEFVEVTSSVSPGLNVAWMGSDLVQGEPILSQGEQITSEKIATLAAAGISTIKVVEGLKVAVITTGNELVPPGSPLPPAHVYESNGWYLAARLKELGHEVLGPTMVRDNYEEILNAISEAVDRSDLVLVTGGTSAGERDYVHAALSSLGEVVFHGLRFKPGKPTVMAIVRGKPVFGLPGNPASTVMVFDRIVNKYLSQGGWDEPLTITAVLAAPVMADPRRFTYVPVYAFRSTSTTFVYPIIFDSHMIGTLSSSDGYLALPPGTRLEAGSVVEVRLLKVDPRPVVLGEEERSLSLSNNVRKLLVGSRPACDALRMGFGDVLIVSSLLCQPDSYQYSMTRTLFWSGRGVEVGYVDWVGMSSLTKTAHVKVKSPSIALKFLNRGRVLLPSTYHAGEEEVGEETLYVVVRNNSRKFLEGIK, encoded by the coding sequence GTGAGGAAAGTTCTCCGCGACGAGCAGTTAATAGATCCTACCGAAGCTGTCCAGCTAGCCATAAGCAGGCTTCCTGTTAAGTTGCCCGTAAGCGAAGTTTCGATCATCGATGCAATAGGCAAGAGGAGCGCGGAGGAAGTGGAATCTCCAATAGATCTTCCACCGTTCTCTAGGTCCACTGTTGACGGATACGCTATCAGGTCCTCTGACGTACCGGGCAAGCTCAGGCTAATGGGCAAATTGAACATAGGCGAGGAGCCTAGCGTAACTCTACCGCCTGGCCAATGTATTGAGGTTGACACGGGATCTGCCCTTCCTCCTGGAGCCGACGCGGTTGTAAAAGTTGAGGACGTGAGGAAGACCTCCGAGTTTGTTGAAGTGACCTCCTCGGTAAGTCCCGGCCTCAACGTCGCATGGATGGGGAGCGATCTAGTCCAGGGTGAACCGATCCTGAGCCAGGGAGAGCAAATCACTTCGGAGAAGATAGCTACTCTCGCCGCAGCTGGCATAAGCACGATCAAAGTCGTCGAAGGACTAAAGGTCGCAGTGATAACCACGGGGAACGAACTCGTACCTCCCGGCTCGCCATTACCCCCAGCTCACGTGTATGAATCCAATGGGTGGTACCTCGCTGCGAGGCTGAAGGAACTTGGCCACGAAGTGTTAGGACCTACCATGGTAAGAGACAATTACGAGGAGATCCTCAACGCCATATCTGAGGCTGTGGATAGGAGTGACCTAGTCCTCGTCACTGGAGGGACCAGTGCGGGTGAGAGGGACTACGTCCACGCGGCCCTCTCTTCCTTGGGCGAAGTCGTGTTTCACGGTCTCAGGTTTAAACCAGGAAAGCCCACTGTGATGGCGATAGTAAGGGGGAAGCCCGTCTTCGGCCTCCCCGGTAACCCCGCTTCTACGGTAATGGTGTTCGACAGGATTGTCAACAAGTACCTTTCTCAAGGTGGCTGGGACGAGCCCCTCACGATCACCGCCGTGTTGGCTGCCCCTGTAATGGCTGATCCTCGAAGGTTCACTTACGTTCCAGTTTACGCCTTCAGATCCACCAGTACTACGTTTGTCTACCCCATAATCTTTGACAGCCATATGATAGGCACTCTCTCCTCGTCCGATGGTTACTTGGCCCTACCTCCGGGGACAAGATTGGAGGCAGGAAGCGTGGTCGAGGTGAGGCTGCTGAAGGTGGATCCTAGGCCGGTCGTTCTGGGGGAGGAGGAGAGATCCCTGAGCTTATCCAACAATGTAAGGAAGTTGCTTGTTGGTTCCAGGCCAGCATGCGACGCGCTTCGGATGGGGTTCGGCGACGTCCTGATAGTAAGCTCTCTACTCTGCCAGCCCGATTCCTATCAGTACTCAATGACCAGGACACTCTTCTGGAGTGGGAGAGGTGTAGAGGTGGGTTATGTTGACTGGGTTGGAATGAGTTCCCTTACTAAAACAGCCCACGTCAAGGTCAAGTCTCCCTCCATCGCGCTGAAGTTCTTAAATCGGGGAAGGGTCCTCCTTCCATCGACATATCACGCCGGGGAGGAGGAGGTAGGAGAGGAAACCCTCTACGTTGTAGTCAGGAACAACTCTCGTAAATTCCTTGAAGGAATAAAGTGA